The Aethina tumida isolate Nest 87 chromosome 6, icAetTumi1.1, whole genome shotgun sequence genome has a segment encoding these proteins:
- the LOC109603815 gene encoding WASH complex subunit 2, with amino-acid sequence MNGNDAKPWDRPWSMDEIIEQSDKWNLAGDAALLATVSNFANNLLTRTSNLNNNIEGLLNSLNETAVKLDLAQNEFSSLRNCQFIESRVYEDDETLETEQPQEQNESVSEDRDKKITEIISTGLEIMDKYYDKVTVPVSDSEDDEETNYVLKPKDLYVNRPLPYIIGTDEWHKESHIGLEDSEVESESEKSLEEYSSDSESDVSLTSQFSKRNNIKASESSSELDISAGKSSSGKPVANSTFNDSSEPVYTENDSSNAPPEPSVSTSFAEQLSAKLGKVVQDIPEPEVNTRPMQKPAKSGFGLFSDEPPPLDDFEDTVLPNSAQTGLFSGGKGLFDDDDDEPDLFAVNNKPEENKPVKQATNLFDSDSDDEDMWSGTKELKKQPFLQPFKPSVPLLEDEPPEIQKPAEIKKPVGGVSLFGDISNLNKLLKKRRDSSSDSSEAEPPKVEEQKSKASLFDDNSPGAEAQKVKTSLFDDDSPVKPQQGAGAQKVKTSLFDDDSPVKPQQGAEPQKVKTSLFDDDSPVKPQQAAETQKVKTSLFDDDSPVKPQQRAEVQKIKTSLFDDDLFEDDLFASVPKKKFTSSLFDDDDDDSIFDDKPKVTSKPVAQQQEVAKEDNIKERTVIGAEKPKKTVSLFDDNPPSDDDDLFKLPKKSLFGDEDEEPFKNPEVTIKDPSEQSEKSRVSLFDSTPPPDDEWDNTDNIFNEREDYNYNEGQDSTVQRSDLSNVGPPSLIVTDSGIGVGSNTIRSYTDGENSFVPDASSSRRLSSEIFSDEDSVFITHQPPSLERIPESPPPDLDTVSYMEITPSGNLEELERGADSDKHSDDVDGEIERVPPAVNDDMNVAALKEKLLAQSADNNVVMRPKKPGLQPPGRLRHSLNINVGALLPGTGPPKVRPVSAVFEHKNDEVEKVPSSEIKVNKEEESSSGILHSITKDRAKIQVKRRPSTKRGREILRNSVVDFNEEYPIEEDPEKKDDKPHATDIISAPPQDIPKPIADDVKKSEVKADTFDDGKFNVVDKSTSSQEVKEVLQTDNIVNPPATLEKEVDDIFSDIAPSKSLFDAPKGLFEDVTHSVFDDVTDKPQSDAIKPISHTDDFTKPPITTDKEIEDIFSEAVPSKPLFDPPKGLFEDVKQNVEAKSDNSNKKTQPEKKIKSTTDKEIEDIFSEAVPSKPLFDPPKGLFEDVKQNVEAKSDNSNKKTQPEKKTKSSIFDSEDEDDDLFTSKSKVVKEPPKTTKKSLFDSEDEDDDLFAPSVKPLKVPLKKNLFGDDEDEDLFGSSSSSSKTGLPKKETIKKPTNLSVKKLENKETDDDPLSEFWK; translated from the exons ATGAACGGAAACGATGCAAAACCGTGGGACCGTCCGTGGTCAATGGACGAGATCATAGAACAATCGGACAAGTGGAATCTGGCCGGCGACGCGGCACTACTAGCCACTGTGTCAAACTTCGCTAAC AACCTGCTGACGAGAACGTCGAACCTGAACAACAACATTGAAGGGCTGTTGAACAGTCTGAACGAGACCGCCGTTAAGTTGGACCTGGCCCAAAATGAGTTCTCCAGCCTCAGGAATTGTCAGTTCATCGAAAGTCGCGTCTACGAGGACGACGAAACGCTGGAAACGGAACAGCCCCAGGAACAGAATGAGAGTGTGTCTGAGGACAGGGACAAAAAGATAACTGAAATCATATCCACCGGTTTGGAAATAATGGATAAATACTATGATAAAGTCACTGTACCAGTGAGTGATTCAGAGGATGATGAAGAAACAAATTACGTCCTAAAACCCAAAGATCTTTACGTGAATAGGCCACTACCATACATTATAGGCACCGATGAGTGGCACAAAGAATCTCACATTGGACTAGAGGACTCAGAAGTTGAAAGTGAATCAGAGAAAAGTTTGGAGGAGTATAGCTCTGACTCTGAGTCTGACGTTTCATTAACATCCCAATTTTCCAAAAGAAACAAC ATTAAGGCCTCAGAAAGCAGCTCAGAGTTGGACATTTCAGCAGGCAAATCCAGCTCCGGCAAACCTGTGGCGAATTCCACCTTCAACGATTCCAGTGAACCAGTTTACACTGAAAACGACTCCTCCAACGCACCTCCTGAA ccGTCAGTTTCCACAAGTTTTGCCGAACAATTGAGTGCAAAACTGGGCAAAGTTGTGCAGGACATTCCGGAACCTGAAGTGAACACCAGGCCGATGCAAAAGCCGGCGAAGAGTGGCTTCGGGTTGTTTTCTGATGAGCCGCCGCCTTTGGACGATTTCGAGGACACAGTTCTTCCTAATTCGGCCCAAACTGGATTGTTTTCCGGTGGCAAAGGTCTGTTTGACGACGACGATGACGAGCCTGATCTGTTTGCTGTTAATAATAAGCCGGAGGAGAATAAACCTGTGAAAcag GCGACGAACCTCTTCGACAGCGACTCGGACGACGAGGACATGTGGTCCGGCACCAAAGAGCTGAAAAAGCAACCGTTCTTGCAGCCATTCAAGCCGTCCGTTCCATTGCTGGAGGATGAACCACCTGAAATCCAGAAACCGGCTGAAATCAAGAAGCCGGTAGGTGGCGTGTCGTTATTCGGGGACATTTCTAATCTCAATAAACTGCTGAAGAAACGGCGGGACAGTTCTAGTGACAGCTCCGAAGCAGAGCCACCTAAGGTTGAAGAACAGAAGAGTAAAGCTAGTCTATTCGATGATAATAGTCCGGGGGCTGAGGCACAGAAAGTCAAAACAAGTTTGTTTGATGATGATAGTCCTGTTAAGCCACAACAAGGGGCTGGGGCACAGAAAGTCAAAACTAGTTTGTTTGATGATGATAGTCCTGTTAAACCACAACAAGGGGCTGAGCCTCAGAAAGTCAAAACTAGTTTGTTTGATGATGATAGTCCTGTTAAACCACAACAGGCGGCTGAGACTCAGAAAGTCAAAACTAGTTTGTTTGATGATGATAGTCCTGTTAAACCACAACAGAGGGCTGAGgtacaaaaaatcaaaactaGCCTGTTCGATGATGATTTATTCGAAGACGACTTATTTGCCTCCGTACCCAAGAAAAAATTCACGTCCAGCCTCTTCGATGATGACGACGATGACTCAATATTCGACGACAAACCTAAGGTGACCTCAAAACCGGTTGCCCAACAACAAGAAGTCGCCAAGGAGGACAATATTAAAGAAAGAACTGTAATAGGGGCAGAAAAACCCAAGAAAACCGTTAGCTTATTCGACGACAACCCCCCCAGTGACGACGACGATCTATTCAAACTCCCCAAGAAGTCCCTATTCGGCGACGAAGACGAGGAACCATTCAAAAACCCCGAGGTTACCATCAAGGATCCGTCAGAGCAATCGGAGAAGTCTAGAGTTAGCTTGTTTGACTCCACACCGCCTCCAGACGACGAATGGGACAACACGGATAACATCTTCAACGAGAGGGAAGACTACAACTACAACGAGGGACAGGACAGCACAGTACAACGGTCGGACTTATCCAACGTGGGGCCACCGTCGCTCATCGTAACCGACAGCGGAATCGGCGTTGGGTCCAACACAATTCG GAGCTACACGGACGGCGAGAACTCGTTCGTCCCCGACGCCTCGTCCAGCCGCCGCCTCTCGTCCGAGATATTCAGCGACGAGGACAGCGTGTTCATAACGCACCAGCCGCCGTCCCTGGAACGCATACCCGAATCGCCGCCGCCGGACCTGGACACCGTCTCGTACATGGAGATTACCCCCAGCGGCAATCTGGAGGAGTTGGAGCGGGGCGCTGATAGCGATAAGCACAGCGACGACGTAGACGGCGAAATAGAACGCGTGCCGCCGGCGGTGAACGACGACATGAACGTCGCCGCTCTCAAGGAGAAGCTGTTGGCGCAAAGCGCCGACAACAACGTGGTGATGAGGCCCAAGAAACCCG gttTACAGCCACCGGGGAGGCTGAGGCACAGTTTGAACATAAACGTGGGAGCTCTCCTTCCTGGCACCGGGCCACCGAAGGTTAGGCCAGTGTCTGCCGTTTTTGAGCACAAGAACGATGAGGTTGAAAAGGTTCCTTCGAGTGAAATCAAAGTGAATAAAGAGGAGGAAAGTTCAAGTGGAATTTTGCACAGCATAACAAAG gaCAGGGCAAAGATCCAGGTGAAAAGGAGGCCGTCCACAAAACGAGGAAGAGAAATTTTGAGGAACTCCGTGGTGGATTTCAACGAGGAGTATCCAATTGAAGAAGACCCGGAGAAGAAGGATGATAAACCACACGCAACCGATATTATTAGTGCTCCACCCCAGGATATTCCTAAGCCAATTGCTGATGATGTGAAAAAGTCTGAAGTAAAAGCCGACACATTTGATGATGGCAAGTTTAATGTCGTCGATAAATCGACTTCCAGTCAAGAAGTTAAGGAGGTTTTACAAACggataatattgtaaatccaCCAGCTACACTGGAAAAAGAAGTTGATGACATATTTAGTGATATTGCGCCTTCCAAGTCACTTTTTGATGCACCTAAAGGTCTTTTTGAAGACGTCACACACAGCGTTTTTGATGATGTGACGGATAAACCACAGTCGGATGCTATCAAACCAATTTCGCACACTGATGATTTCACAAAACCGCCAATTACGACAGATAAGGAAATTGAGGATATATTTAGCGAAGCCGTACCTTCTAAGCCCCTGTTTGATCCACCCAAAGGCCTTTTCGAGGACGTAAAGCAGAACGTTGAAGCCAAAAGTGACAATTCTAACAAGAAAACACAGCCAGAAAAGAAGATAAAAAGTACGACAGATAAGGAAATTGAAGATATATTTAGCGAAGCCGTACCTTCTAAGCCCCTGTTTGATCCACCCAAAGGTCTTTTCGAGGACGTAAAGCAGAACGTTGAAGCCAAAAGTGACAATTCTAACAAGAAAACACAGCCAGAAAAGAAGACGAAAAGTAGTATATTCGATAGCGAAGACGAAGACGACGACCTGTTCACGTCAAAGTCGAAAGTCGTTAAGGAACCGCCGAAAACCACGAAGAAAAGTCTCTTCGACAGCGAAGACGAAGACGACGATTTATTTGCGCCTTCAGTAAAACCACTAAAAGTTCCCCTCAAGAAGAATTTATTTGGGGACGACGAAGATGAAGATCTCTTCGGCTCCTCGAGTAGCAGTTCCAAGACAG GTTTACCCAAAAAGGAAACGATTAAGAAGCCCACGAATTTGTCCGTAAAGAAATTAGAGAATAAAGAGACTGATGATGATCCATTGTCCGAATTTTGgaagtag
- the LOC109607876 gene encoding alpha-tocopherol transfer protein-like, with amino-acid sequence MQRTPKFTWCAQEKINDGSTSRQNVEEIKKWLDQHPNIPKINEEQIVLFLIACKNDLMATTSTINSYFKCRQNAPEFFSNRHVEFESLKQTIEVIESAVMTNMTKDNYAVIFSRLKDTNYWNWNVESSIKYLFMCLDLAIQEHPVKGYIAVFDMKGLGLMHLTRLKVGPLRKFFAYLQEGLPCQLKEIHILNCTYIFDKLLLIIRPFMKKELLDMLKTHQSSYDMNEFFEHHAPQHCIPEDYGGCLPTMAVLCKQTLEKFKQLRQFYDDDEQQVKLYRKEK; translated from the exons ATGCAACGCACACCTAAGTTCACCTGGTGCGCCCAGGAGAAGATCAACGACGGTTCGACGAGCCGCCAGAACGTGGAGGAGATCAAGAAATGGCTCGACCAGCATCCAAACATTCCCAAGATAAACGAGGAGCAGATCGTGCTGTTTCTGATCGCCTGCAAGAACGACCTGATGGCCACCACATCGACGATCAACTCGTACTTCAAGTGTCGCCAGAACGCTCCAGAGTTCTTTAGCAATCGGCATGTCGAGTTCGAAAGTCTGAAGCAGACCATAGAAGTGAT CGAGTCGGCGGTGATGACCAACATGACCAAGGACAATTACGCGGTTATTTTCTCCCGTTTGAAGGACACCAACTATTGGAACTGGAACGTAGAATCTTCGATTAAGTATTTGTTCATGTGTTTGGACCTGGCGATACAGGAGCATCCAGTCAAAGGTTACATTGCTGTTTTTGACATGAAAGGG CTGGGTTTGATGCACTTAACAAGATTGAAAGTGGGACCTTTGAGGAAGTTCTTCGCTTATCTACAGGAAGGTTTGCCTTGCCAACTGAAGGAAATACACATTCTAAACTGCACCtacatttttgataaactGCTCCTCATCATCAGGCCTTTCATGAAAAAGGAACTGCTCGATATG TTGAAAACTCATCAGTCAAGTTACGACATGAATGAGTTCTTTGAACACCACGCTCCTCAGCATTGCATACCAGAAGATTACGGTGGTTGTTTACCAACGATGGCGGTACTTTGTAAACAAACTCTGGAGAAGTTCAAACAATTGAGACAGTTTTACGACGACGACGAACAACAAGTTAAACTGTACCGGAAGGAAAAGTGA
- the LOC109607877 gene encoding retinaldehyde-binding protein 1, with the protein MDYNFEAKEVVEQGRTSQKAIDSIKLWMKDEDLPTIPDQMVVIFLLSCNNQLEFTKKTIRAYYKCMKNSPELFDDRIVERKDLQLACTTVQMVSIPKRTEQNHAIHFFKLVDGSYSNFELVPIMKASLMLLDVTQQINPPDGLIVIIDMKPFGLMHLTRLKIGAIRKYMQFVQEAFPLQIKAIHILNAVYFFDKIMAILKTVMSSHLIDLMKIHPSSLNMEEFYKKYVPAKYLPSDYGGELSSMEKLHNMTMEKMERRQSFFDEEERNRKVFRS; encoded by the exons ATGGACTACAATTTCGAAGCCAAAGAAGTCGTGGAGCAGGGCAGGACGTCCCAAAAAGCCATCGACTCCATCAAGTTGTGGATGAAGGACGAAGACCTACCCACGATTCCGGATCAAATGGTGGTCATCTTCCTGTTGTCCTGCAACAACCAACTGGAGTTCACCAAGAAAACCATCAGGGCTTACTACAAGTGCATGAAGAACTCCCCGGAGCTGTTCGACGACCGAATTGTTGAACGAAAGGACTTGCAACTGGCTTGCACCACCGT GCAAATGGTGAGCATCCCCAAACGCACGGAACAAAACCACGCCATACATTTCTTTAAGTTGGTGGACGGGAGCTACAGCAACTTTGAGCTGGTGCCTATAATGAAGGCTTCGCTCATGCTCTTGGATGTCACCCAACAGATTAACCCTCCGGATGGCCTCATCGTCATCATCGACATGAAACCC tttgGACTTATGCACTTGACAAGGTTAAAGATAGGAGCCATAAGGAAGTACATGCAGTTTGTGCAGGAGGCCTTTCCTTTACAGATTAAagcaatacatattttaaatgccGTTTACTTCTTTGATAAAATCATGGCCATTCTAAAGACAGTGATGAGCAGCCACCTCATCGATTTG atgaAGATACATCCTTCAAGCCTTAACATGGAGgagttttacaaaaaatacgtACCAGCAAAGTATTTGCCTTCGGATTATGGTGGTGAATTGTCTTCAATGGAGAAACTTCACAACATGACCATGGAGAAGATGGAGAGAAGGCAATCGTTCTTTGATGAGGAAGAACGTAACAGGAAAGTGTTTCGGTCTTAA